In Fervidobacterium nodosum Rt17-B1, one genomic interval encodes:
- a CDS encoding DUF6485 family protein has translation MVSCPNVQKNLQNCTCTYTSCDKRGKCCECVAYHRSLGEIPGCFFSKEGERTWDRSIENFIRDKTKNR, from the coding sequence ATGGTATCTTGTCCAAACGTGCAGAAAAACTTGCAAAATTGTACATGTACATATACTTCGTGCGATAAGAGAGGAAAGTGCTGTGAGTGTGTTGCTTACCATAGAAGTTTAGGTGAGATTCCAGGTTGTTTCTTTTCAAAGGAAGGAGAGCGCACGTGGGATAGGTCAATAGAAAACTTTATAAGGGATAAAACAAAGAACAGATGA